ATGTCATATCAACATTTGCAGCTGGCGGCTTAGAAAACAATCATCATTCCCATCTTTCAAATTTAAACCAGGCGTTATGAGAGAAGGGCAAATAAGTGTGATGGTTCGGGCTCTTTTCGTCTGCAGTGATGAAGAGAGCTTGAGCATGATAAGATAGAGCAACAACAGACGATCAATCATTGGGGTGGTTTATGAAGCCTTTTCTGAAATGGGCGGGAGGAAAATACCGCTTGATTAACCGGATTCGTGACCGGCTTCCCCAAGGCACCCGTCTTATTGAGCCTTTTGTTGGATCGGCAGCGGTATGGCTCAATACCAACTACCCGCAAGCTTTATTAGCCGATAGTAATGGGGATGTGATCCGTCTTTACCAAACTCTTAAACAGTATGGAGAATCGTTTATTGCGTATTGCCGAACCTTTTTTATTCCTGCGAACAATGCGGCGGAACGGTATTACACGTTACGGGACCGCTTTAACCAATTGGACTCTCATGACGAGTGGGAAAAAGCGGCGTTATTTTTGTATTTGAACCGTCATGGCTATAATGGTCTTTGCCGCTATAATGCCGCAGGGGCTTTTAACGTGCCGTTTGGCCGATATGCCCATCCCTATTTTCCCGAAGAGGAGATGCGCTATTTTGCGATGAAGGCCCAAGCCCAAGATGCCCAATTCATTCACGCCGATTTTAGACAGGTGATGGCTCAGGCTCATCTTGGGGACGTCATTTATTGTGATCCCCCCTATGTGCCC
The Sulfobacillus thermosulfidooxidans DNA segment above includes these coding regions:
- a CDS encoding Dam family site-specific DNA-(adenine-N6)-methyltransferase; the encoded protein is MKPFLKWAGGKYRLINRIRDRLPQGTRLIEPFVGSAAVWLNTNYPQALLADSNGDVIRLYQTLKQYGESFIAYCRTFFIPANNAAERYYTLRDRFNQLDSHDEWEKAALFLYLNRHGYNGLCRYNAAGAFNVPFGRYAHPYFPEEEMRYFAMKAQAQDAQFIHADFRQVMAQAHLGDVIYCDPPYVPLSETANFTGYAAGGFSSRDQEDLALLAEELSEHGIPVLISNHATVFTEKAYQHAAVDYFTVQRFISCDGNNRHGAQELLALFTPLTDKNGRVS